One segment of Drosophila mauritiana strain mau12 chromosome 3R, ASM438214v1, whole genome shotgun sequence DNA contains the following:
- the LOC117143059 gene encoding tubby-related protein 4 isoform X1, translated as MHLHFERNINTKCDCTILSLSWMGKVPDDIPEDEGWKLNRTNYYQEGWLATGNVRGIVGVTFTTSHCRKNMDYPLRTNYNLRGHRSDVILVKWNEPYQKLASCDSSGIIFVWIKYEGRWSIELINDRNTPVTHFSWSHDGRMALICYQDGFVLVGSVAGQRYWSSMLNLESTITCGIWTPDDQQVYFGTTQGQVIVMDVHGAMVSQVQLSNDVPITSMAWSCEKFKMEEGEEAEPGVTNAAKRSFVLAVSFQNGYIYLLKSFDDVSPAHINTCLNGALGMVMEWSNSRELLAVAGTLRTGVDGTKTEDMGTPSCYTNLVKFYTETGTCLYQAHIPCSTATVSAITWGHNDKRLFIATGTQVHIAWVSRRVASLQLLCRLEIQASVGSESLLPLLPLPSRIKSLIGNLFAQTIRCCVPDLKSLRDFVSRPPLCSTRLHCTMIRHDDDSNLSSGTCYTLYLEYLGGLVPLLKGKRTSKIRPEFVIFDPQVNDSPLYFQYSAEAKSSSGSSQSTTTGNSGRTDSSDSDFEERSRFGSPRTPRKKRVRPKRRNQAGDRLSASGGGVSNDPDSLDELAYVDTLPEQEVKLVEVTSNIWGTKFKIHGLAKTVPANLGQVTYKTSLLHLQPRQMTLVITELRDDFPPGPDPSFNPNIFSEDEDEHHQHQGIHHDAVPQVNVITTQDGASLKPPIIPQRRLTDGASAPLIAPMSPRPNRILARHKNSLTVNGERGSGSSAGLSPLARAESYDDDSSNESQEAGAAGSQSTTVLLHQAPSNGSGPGPSCSKSITRPKTISSFKNSYSRSSSNSSCQSRHAISPLYCDGAVPTLQSPKNAVAPSDIIFERPAVPAAGQTTLMSYSSNADYANNVVQVKNALMSEPVRSANSHVNPVPLNLNLNLERMDARVKCTAPTTSSTAKRREMLYIDEETQSPTPTPSSSSMKRTPTVVSIAPALPDSITRSCSVGYLDSVAITPSDEALSALRKDAPNKRLILVDKKRNRRKRQQQEDARRHKLQQTGKSKSLDSCDLLSLQTKLSSKEHEQVVRKLQEISDSSACSSAANTLCFKCRNNMSPNSACKRCQPSASSVLDEITAVVPAVEPAKESPAVQAKPAPKKRFDVITSFTDSPLFTRKHRFGIGRSKETAGTENSTPLLGRKQDNGFSFVKQLSEVRWRRKEQPAQAQVNGSSNASTLERQHQPEITGAACGTVEATPVEAKASVSLHTQALTTLENIISRLRDLDEGRLTPPSTPQRLPRSSPASPAASKKNKRQQSNSPIRHILNSPLLNRRQRKKQSIIESSDDEGNQTNGSGEESNNAGNGKQYRDLETFQKAQLRQKLKRGKIEPNGSASCANPAPVRREFVMHNKAPMWNEMSQVYQLDFGGRVTQESAKNFQIEFRGKQVMQFGRIDGNAYTLDFQYPFSALQAFAVALANVTQRLK; from the exons GACGAGGGATGGAAGCTGAACCGCACCAACTACTACCAGGAGGGATGGCTGGCCACGGGCAATGTGCGCGGCATTGTGGGCGTGACCTTTACCACCTCACATTGCCGCAAGAACATGGACTATCCGTTGAGGACCAACTACAACCTGCGCGGGCATAGATCGGAT GTTATCCTGGTCAAGTGGAATGAGCCGTATCAAAAACTAGCCTCCTGCGATAGTTCGGGCATCATCTTTGTGTGGATCAAGTACGAGGGTCGCTGGTCCATCGAGCTGATCAACGATCGGAACACACCGGTGACCCACTTCTCCTGGTCACACGATGGCCGCATGGCGCTTATCTGCTACCAGGATGGCTTCGTTCTGGTAGGATCCGTGGCTGGGCAGCGATATTGGTCCTCCATGCTCAATCTGGAGTCCACCATTACCTGCGGCATTTGGACGCCCGACGACCAGCAGGTGTACTTCGGCACCACCCAGGGTCAGGTTATCGTGATGGATGTTCACGGAGCGATGGTGTCGCAGGTTCAGCTGTCCAACGATGTGCCCATCACCTCGATGGCCTGGTCCTGCGAGAAGTTCAAGATGGAGGAGGGCGAGGAGGCGGAGCCCGGTGTAACCAATGCGG CCAAGCGCTCCTTTGTCCTGGCAGTAAGCTTCCAGAATGGATATATCTACTTGCTTAAGTCGTTTGACGACGTCTCACCCGCACATATCAACACATGCCTTAACGGCGCCCTCGGCATGGTCATGGAGTGGAGCAACTCCCGCGAGCTGCTCGCCGTCGCGGGAACCCTGCGAACCGGAGTCGATGGAACGAAGACAGAGGACATGGGCACGCCCAGTTGTTACACGAATCTGGTCAAGTTCTACACGGAAACGGGCACATGTCTGTATCAGGCTCATATTCCCTGCAGCACCGCCACCGTTTCGGCCATCACCTGGGGTCACAACGACAAGCGACTGTTCATCGCCACGGGGACACAGGTTCACATCGCCTGGGTCTCCAGACGGGTGGCCTCCCTGCAGCTGCTGTGCCGCCTGGAGATTCAGGCGAGCGTCGGATCCGAGTcgctgctgcccctgctgccgtTGCCTTCTAGGATTAAGTCTCTCATTGGCAATCTGTTTGCTCAAACGATAAGA TGCTGTGTACCTGACCTCAAGTCGCTGCGTGATTTTGTTTCGCGACCACCGCTCTGCTCCACCCGGCTGCACTGCACCATGATCCGGCACGATGACGACTCCAATCTGAGCTCCGGCACATGCTATACGCTGTATCTGGAGTATCTCGGCGGCTTGGTGCCGCTGCTCAAGGGCAAGCGCACCTCCAAGATTCGTCCTGAGTTTGTCATCTTTGATCCCCAAGTTAATG ATTCCCCCTTGTACTTTCAATACTCCGCCGAGGCCAAGAGCTCCTCGGGCTCCAGCCAGTCCACCACCACGGGGAACAGTGGGCGCACCGACTCATCAGACAGTGACTTCGAGGAGAGATCACGGTTTGGCTCCCCACGCACTCCTCGCAAGAAGCGAGTACGTCCAAAGAGACGAAATCAGGCGGGCGATCGGCTAAGCGCTTCTGGTGGCGGGGTAAGCAACGATCCCGATAGCCTGGATGAACTGGCCTATGTGGACACACTGCCGGAG CAGGAAGTCAAGCTGGTCGAGGTGACCTCCAACATTTGGGGAACCAAGTTCAAGATCCATGGACTTGCCAAAACCGTCCCAGCCAATTTAGGCCAAGTAACTTATAAGACGTCCCTACTGCATTTGCAGCCGCGTCAAATGACGCTGGTCATCACCGAGCTGCGCGACGATTTTCCACCTGGTCCCGATCCCAGCTTTAATCCGAACATATTCTctgaggacgaggacgagcaTCACCAGCACCAGGGAATACATCACGATGCAGTGCCGCAGGTTAATGTGATCACCACTCAGGATGGGGCTTCCTTAAAGCCGCCGATAATACCGCAACGTCGCCTCACCGATGGAGCATCTGCACCATTGATAGCGCCCATGTCACCACGTCCAAATCGAATCCTGGCGCGACACAAGAACTCTTTGACTGTGAACGGAGAACGAGGATCTGGCTCGTCGGCGGGCTTGAGTCCATTAGCGCGAGCGGAGAGCTACGATGATGATTCATCCAATGAATCCCAGGAGGCAGGAGCTGCAGGCAGCCAGTCAACCACTGTGCTTCTGCACCAGGCTCCATCGAATGGCTCGGGTCCTGGACCCAGCTGTAGTAAGAGCATAACGCGTCCGAAGACGATCAGCAGCTTTAAAAACAGCTACAGCCGCTCCAGCTCGAATTCCAGCTGCCAGTCGCGTCATGCCATCTCGCCACTGTACTGCGATGGAGCAGTGCCCACGCTGCAGAGTCCCAAGAATGCAGTGGCTCCCTCGGACATCATCTTCGAGCGTCCAGCAGTGCCCGCTGCTGGCCAGACCACCCTGATGTCGTACTCGAGCAATGCGGACTATGCCAATAATGTGGTTCAGGTGAAGAATGCTCTGATGTCGGAGCCAGTGCGCTCGGCCAACAGCCATGTGAATCCCGTGCCGCTGAACCTCAATCTAAATCTGGAGCGAATGGATGCACGGGTTAAGTGCACAGCGCCAACCACATCCTCGACGGCCAAGCGACGGGAAATGTTGTATATCGATGAGGAGACGCAATCGCCAACGCCCACGCCAAGTAGCAGCAGCATGAAGCGAACGCCAACGGTGGTTTCAATAGCTCCCGCTTTGCCCGATTCCATCACACGCAGCTGCAGTGTGGGATATCTGGATTCGGTTGCCATCACGCCATCCGACGAAGCGCTGTCCGCTCTGCGTAAGGATGCGCCAAACAAGAGGCTGATACTGGTGGACAAGAAGAGGAATCGCCGGAAAAGGCAACAGCAGGAGGATGCCCGGCGGCACAAGCTGCAGCAAACTGGGAAGTCCAAGAGCCTGGACTCCTGCGACCTGTTGTCCCTACAGACTAAGCTGTCCAGCAAGGAGCACGAGCAGGTGGTGCGCAAGCTGCAGGAGATATCCGATAGCAGCGCCTGCAGCAGTGCGGCCAACACATTGTGCTTCAAGTGTCGCAACAACATGAGCCCCAACAGTGCCTGCAAACGGTGTCAGCCCTCGGCGAGCTCCGTCCTCGATGAGATTACAGCCGTGGTGCCCGCTGTGGAGCCGGCCAAGGAGTCTCCTGCGGTGCAGGCCAAGCCAGCGCCCAAGAAACGCTTTGATGTTATCACTAGCTTCACCGACTCGCCACTTTTTACGAGGAAACATCGATTTGGAATCGGCCGCAGTAAGGAAACGGCGGGCACTGAAAACTCCACTCCACTGCTGGGCAGAAAGCAGGACAATGGCTTCAGCTTTGTGAAGCAGCTGTCAGAGGTGCGTTGGAGGCGCAAGGAACAGCCAGCCCAGGCGCAAGTTAACGGTTCTAGCAATGCCAGTACTTTAGAGCGGCAACACCAGCCGGAGATCACGGGAGCAGCTTGTGGCACAGTGGAAGCCACACCAGTGGAGGCCAAAGCTTCGGTTTCTCTGCATACTCAG GCTCTCACCACTTTGGAGAACATAATAAGCCGTCTTCGAGATCTGGACGAGGGTCGTCTGACGCCTCCTTCAACCCCACAGCGACTGCCTCGAAGTTCTCCAGCGTCTCCGGCAGCCAGCAAAAAGAACAAAAGGCAGCAGAGCAACTCTCCCATTCGCCACATATTGAACTCACCGCTTTTGAATCGGCGTCAGCGCAAAAAACAGAGTATTATCGAGAGCTCCGATGATGAGGGTAACCAGACCAATGGGTCCGGTGAGGAGAGCAACAACGCGGGCAATGGCAAGCAGTATCGCGACCTGGAGACCTTCCAAAAGGCTCAACTGCGTCAGAAG CTAAAGCGCGGCAAGATTGAGCCGAATGGCAGTGCAAGTTGTGCCAATCCGGCGCCAGTGCGTCGTGAATTTGTGATGCACAACAAGGCGCCCATGTGGAATGAGATGAGCCAGGTGTACCAGCTGGACTTTGGCGGTCGCGTTACCCAGGAGTCGGCCAAGAACTTCCAAATCGAGTTTCGTGGCAAGCAG GTCATGCAATTCGGTCGCATTGATGGTAATGCCTACACCCTGGATTTCCAGTATCCATTCTCCGCCCTCCAGGCCTTCGCCGTGGCTCTGGCCAATGTGACACAGCGACTTAAGTAA
- the LOC117143059 gene encoding tubby-related protein 4 isoform X2, whose translation MHLHFERNINTKCDCTILSLSWMGKVPDDIPEDEGWKLNRTNYYQEGWLATGNVRGIVGVTFTTSHCRKNMDYPLRTNYNLRGHRSDVILVKWNEPYQKLASCDSSGIIFVWIKYEGRWSIELINDRNTPVTHFSWSHDGRMALICYQDGFVLVGSVAGQRYWSSMLNLESTITCGIWTPDDQQVYFGTTQGQVIVMDVHGAMVSQVQLSNDVPITSMAWSCEKFKMEEGEEAEPGVTNAAKRSFVLAVSFQNGYIYLLKSFDDVSPAHINTCLNGALGMVMEWSNSRELLAVAGTLRTGVDGTKTEDMGTPSCYTNLVKFYTETGTCLYQAHIPCSTATVSAITWGHNDKRLFIATGTQVHIAWVSRRVASLQLLCRLEIQASVGSESLLPLLPLPSRIKSLIGNLFAQTIRCCVPDLKSLRDFVSRPPLCSTRLHCTMIRHDDDSNLSSGTCYTLYLEYLGGLVPLLKGKRTSKIRPEFVIFDPQVNDSPLYFQYSAEAKSSSGSSQSTTTGNSGRTDSSDSDFEERSRFGSPRTPRKKRVRPKRRNQAGDRLSASGGGVSNDPDSLDELAYVDTLPEEVKLVEVTSNIWGTKFKIHGLAKTVPANLGQVTYKTSLLHLQPRQMTLVITELRDDFPPGPDPSFNPNIFSEDEDEHHQHQGIHHDAVPQVNVITTQDGASLKPPIIPQRRLTDGASAPLIAPMSPRPNRILARHKNSLTVNGERGSGSSAGLSPLARAESYDDDSSNESQEAGAAGSQSTTVLLHQAPSNGSGPGPSCSKSITRPKTISSFKNSYSRSSSNSSCQSRHAISPLYCDGAVPTLQSPKNAVAPSDIIFERPAVPAAGQTTLMSYSSNADYANNVVQVKNALMSEPVRSANSHVNPVPLNLNLNLERMDARVKCTAPTTSSTAKRREMLYIDEETQSPTPTPSSSSMKRTPTVVSIAPALPDSITRSCSVGYLDSVAITPSDEALSALRKDAPNKRLILVDKKRNRRKRQQQEDARRHKLQQTGKSKSLDSCDLLSLQTKLSSKEHEQVVRKLQEISDSSACSSAANTLCFKCRNNMSPNSACKRCQPSASSVLDEITAVVPAVEPAKESPAVQAKPAPKKRFDVITSFTDSPLFTRKHRFGIGRSKETAGTENSTPLLGRKQDNGFSFVKQLSEVRWRRKEQPAQAQVNGSSNASTLERQHQPEITGAACGTVEATPVEAKASVSLHTQALTTLENIISRLRDLDEGRLTPPSTPQRLPRSSPASPAASKKNKRQQSNSPIRHILNSPLLNRRQRKKQSIIESSDDEGNQTNGSGEESNNAGNGKQYRDLETFQKAQLRQKLKRGKIEPNGSASCANPAPVRREFVMHNKAPMWNEMSQVYQLDFGGRVTQESAKNFQIEFRGKQVMQFGRIDGNAYTLDFQYPFSALQAFAVALANVTQRLK comes from the exons GACGAGGGATGGAAGCTGAACCGCACCAACTACTACCAGGAGGGATGGCTGGCCACGGGCAATGTGCGCGGCATTGTGGGCGTGACCTTTACCACCTCACATTGCCGCAAGAACATGGACTATCCGTTGAGGACCAACTACAACCTGCGCGGGCATAGATCGGAT GTTATCCTGGTCAAGTGGAATGAGCCGTATCAAAAACTAGCCTCCTGCGATAGTTCGGGCATCATCTTTGTGTGGATCAAGTACGAGGGTCGCTGGTCCATCGAGCTGATCAACGATCGGAACACACCGGTGACCCACTTCTCCTGGTCACACGATGGCCGCATGGCGCTTATCTGCTACCAGGATGGCTTCGTTCTGGTAGGATCCGTGGCTGGGCAGCGATATTGGTCCTCCATGCTCAATCTGGAGTCCACCATTACCTGCGGCATTTGGACGCCCGACGACCAGCAGGTGTACTTCGGCACCACCCAGGGTCAGGTTATCGTGATGGATGTTCACGGAGCGATGGTGTCGCAGGTTCAGCTGTCCAACGATGTGCCCATCACCTCGATGGCCTGGTCCTGCGAGAAGTTCAAGATGGAGGAGGGCGAGGAGGCGGAGCCCGGTGTAACCAATGCGG CCAAGCGCTCCTTTGTCCTGGCAGTAAGCTTCCAGAATGGATATATCTACTTGCTTAAGTCGTTTGACGACGTCTCACCCGCACATATCAACACATGCCTTAACGGCGCCCTCGGCATGGTCATGGAGTGGAGCAACTCCCGCGAGCTGCTCGCCGTCGCGGGAACCCTGCGAACCGGAGTCGATGGAACGAAGACAGAGGACATGGGCACGCCCAGTTGTTACACGAATCTGGTCAAGTTCTACACGGAAACGGGCACATGTCTGTATCAGGCTCATATTCCCTGCAGCACCGCCACCGTTTCGGCCATCACCTGGGGTCACAACGACAAGCGACTGTTCATCGCCACGGGGACACAGGTTCACATCGCCTGGGTCTCCAGACGGGTGGCCTCCCTGCAGCTGCTGTGCCGCCTGGAGATTCAGGCGAGCGTCGGATCCGAGTcgctgctgcccctgctgccgtTGCCTTCTAGGATTAAGTCTCTCATTGGCAATCTGTTTGCTCAAACGATAAGA TGCTGTGTACCTGACCTCAAGTCGCTGCGTGATTTTGTTTCGCGACCACCGCTCTGCTCCACCCGGCTGCACTGCACCATGATCCGGCACGATGACGACTCCAATCTGAGCTCCGGCACATGCTATACGCTGTATCTGGAGTATCTCGGCGGCTTGGTGCCGCTGCTCAAGGGCAAGCGCACCTCCAAGATTCGTCCTGAGTTTGTCATCTTTGATCCCCAAGTTAATG ATTCCCCCTTGTACTTTCAATACTCCGCCGAGGCCAAGAGCTCCTCGGGCTCCAGCCAGTCCACCACCACGGGGAACAGTGGGCGCACCGACTCATCAGACAGTGACTTCGAGGAGAGATCACGGTTTGGCTCCCCACGCACTCCTCGCAAGAAGCGAGTACGTCCAAAGAGACGAAATCAGGCGGGCGATCGGCTAAGCGCTTCTGGTGGCGGGGTAAGCAACGATCCCGATAGCCTGGATGAACTGGCCTATGTGGACACACTGCCGGAG GAAGTCAAGCTGGTCGAGGTGACCTCCAACATTTGGGGAACCAAGTTCAAGATCCATGGACTTGCCAAAACCGTCCCAGCCAATTTAGGCCAAGTAACTTATAAGACGTCCCTACTGCATTTGCAGCCGCGTCAAATGACGCTGGTCATCACCGAGCTGCGCGACGATTTTCCACCTGGTCCCGATCCCAGCTTTAATCCGAACATATTCTctgaggacgaggacgagcaTCACCAGCACCAGGGAATACATCACGATGCAGTGCCGCAGGTTAATGTGATCACCACTCAGGATGGGGCTTCCTTAAAGCCGCCGATAATACCGCAACGTCGCCTCACCGATGGAGCATCTGCACCATTGATAGCGCCCATGTCACCACGTCCAAATCGAATCCTGGCGCGACACAAGAACTCTTTGACTGTGAACGGAGAACGAGGATCTGGCTCGTCGGCGGGCTTGAGTCCATTAGCGCGAGCGGAGAGCTACGATGATGATTCATCCAATGAATCCCAGGAGGCAGGAGCTGCAGGCAGCCAGTCAACCACTGTGCTTCTGCACCAGGCTCCATCGAATGGCTCGGGTCCTGGACCCAGCTGTAGTAAGAGCATAACGCGTCCGAAGACGATCAGCAGCTTTAAAAACAGCTACAGCCGCTCCAGCTCGAATTCCAGCTGCCAGTCGCGTCATGCCATCTCGCCACTGTACTGCGATGGAGCAGTGCCCACGCTGCAGAGTCCCAAGAATGCAGTGGCTCCCTCGGACATCATCTTCGAGCGTCCAGCAGTGCCCGCTGCTGGCCAGACCACCCTGATGTCGTACTCGAGCAATGCGGACTATGCCAATAATGTGGTTCAGGTGAAGAATGCTCTGATGTCGGAGCCAGTGCGCTCGGCCAACAGCCATGTGAATCCCGTGCCGCTGAACCTCAATCTAAATCTGGAGCGAATGGATGCACGGGTTAAGTGCACAGCGCCAACCACATCCTCGACGGCCAAGCGACGGGAAATGTTGTATATCGATGAGGAGACGCAATCGCCAACGCCCACGCCAAGTAGCAGCAGCATGAAGCGAACGCCAACGGTGGTTTCAATAGCTCCCGCTTTGCCCGATTCCATCACACGCAGCTGCAGTGTGGGATATCTGGATTCGGTTGCCATCACGCCATCCGACGAAGCGCTGTCCGCTCTGCGTAAGGATGCGCCAAACAAGAGGCTGATACTGGTGGACAAGAAGAGGAATCGCCGGAAAAGGCAACAGCAGGAGGATGCCCGGCGGCACAAGCTGCAGCAAACTGGGAAGTCCAAGAGCCTGGACTCCTGCGACCTGTTGTCCCTACAGACTAAGCTGTCCAGCAAGGAGCACGAGCAGGTGGTGCGCAAGCTGCAGGAGATATCCGATAGCAGCGCCTGCAGCAGTGCGGCCAACACATTGTGCTTCAAGTGTCGCAACAACATGAGCCCCAACAGTGCCTGCAAACGGTGTCAGCCCTCGGCGAGCTCCGTCCTCGATGAGATTACAGCCGTGGTGCCCGCTGTGGAGCCGGCCAAGGAGTCTCCTGCGGTGCAGGCCAAGCCAGCGCCCAAGAAACGCTTTGATGTTATCACTAGCTTCACCGACTCGCCACTTTTTACGAGGAAACATCGATTTGGAATCGGCCGCAGTAAGGAAACGGCGGGCACTGAAAACTCCACTCCACTGCTGGGCAGAAAGCAGGACAATGGCTTCAGCTTTGTGAAGCAGCTGTCAGAGGTGCGTTGGAGGCGCAAGGAACAGCCAGCCCAGGCGCAAGTTAACGGTTCTAGCAATGCCAGTACTTTAGAGCGGCAACACCAGCCGGAGATCACGGGAGCAGCTTGTGGCACAGTGGAAGCCACACCAGTGGAGGCCAAAGCTTCGGTTTCTCTGCATACTCAG GCTCTCACCACTTTGGAGAACATAATAAGCCGTCTTCGAGATCTGGACGAGGGTCGTCTGACGCCTCCTTCAACCCCACAGCGACTGCCTCGAAGTTCTCCAGCGTCTCCGGCAGCCAGCAAAAAGAACAAAAGGCAGCAGAGCAACTCTCCCATTCGCCACATATTGAACTCACCGCTTTTGAATCGGCGTCAGCGCAAAAAACAGAGTATTATCGAGAGCTCCGATGATGAGGGTAACCAGACCAATGGGTCCGGTGAGGAGAGCAACAACGCGGGCAATGGCAAGCAGTATCGCGACCTGGAGACCTTCCAAAAGGCTCAACTGCGTCAGAAG CTAAAGCGCGGCAAGATTGAGCCGAATGGCAGTGCAAGTTGTGCCAATCCGGCGCCAGTGCGTCGTGAATTTGTGATGCACAACAAGGCGCCCATGTGGAATGAGATGAGCCAGGTGTACCAGCTGGACTTTGGCGGTCGCGTTACCCAGGAGTCGGCCAAGAACTTCCAAATCGAGTTTCGTGGCAAGCAG GTCATGCAATTCGGTCGCATTGATGGTAATGCCTACACCCTGGATTTCCAGTATCCATTCTCCGCCCTCCAGGCCTTCGCCGTGGCTCTGGCCAATGTGACACAGCGACTTAAGTAA